One Micromonospora eburnea genomic region harbors:
- a CDS encoding M28 family metallopeptidase yields the protein MVSRNAWQRGVVATATAVLVGVAAAAPAAHAEPNNNNSRKLRAAVTADGIIKHLKALQRIADENGGTRVAGSPGYDRSVDYAEGVLRAAGFHVSRQPFQYQTFISHGPGLLQRVSPAPAADLPNVLMSYSGSGDVTAPASVPTGSAMGCSAADFGPTNVGTIVVISRGDCAFGDKATNAYHAGAAAAIIYNNTTGDLNGTLGDTFALDFVATGVTQALGAQLVSQVASGLTLRVKADTFRGTATAENLIAESDSGDPNNVVMAGAHLDSVSDGAGINDNGSGSGALLEIATQMRKVKPKNKVRFALWAAEESGLIGSEYYVANLSAAERKKIALYLNFDMVASPNYVRFVYDGDNSAFPVGTGSAPGPVGSGAIEQLFHDYFASQGLASRETPFSGRSDYGPFIAEGVDIPSGGLFTGAEGIKTADEAAVFGGTAGAPYDPCYHRACDNINNINKQALEEMSDAIAHAVITYAFDTSSLRAPVRGNGPGAGDSGGGGLHDHDHEVAR from the coding sequence GTGGTCTCCCGCAATGCCTGGCAGCGTGGCGTGGTGGCAACCGCGACCGCGGTGCTGGTCGGCGTCGCCGCCGCGGCGCCCGCAGCGCACGCCGAACCCAACAACAACAACTCACGGAAGTTGCGGGCGGCGGTCACCGCCGACGGCATCATCAAGCACCTCAAGGCCCTCCAGCGGATCGCCGACGAGAACGGTGGTACGCGGGTGGCCGGCTCGCCCGGCTACGACCGCTCGGTCGACTATGCCGAAGGGGTGCTCCGCGCGGCCGGATTCCACGTGAGCCGGCAGCCGTTCCAGTACCAGACGTTCATCTCGCACGGTCCCGGCCTGTTGCAGCGGGTGTCCCCGGCACCGGCCGCCGACCTGCCGAACGTGCTGATGAGCTACTCGGGCAGCGGCGACGTGACCGCGCCGGCCTCCGTGCCGACCGGCAGCGCGATGGGCTGCTCGGCGGCGGACTTCGGGCCCACCAACGTCGGCACCATCGTCGTCATCAGCCGGGGTGACTGCGCCTTCGGGGACAAGGCGACCAACGCCTACCACGCGGGGGCGGCGGCCGCGATCATCTACAACAACACCACCGGCGACCTGAACGGGACGCTGGGCGACACGTTCGCGCTGGACTTCGTGGCCACGGGCGTCACCCAGGCGCTCGGCGCGCAGCTCGTGTCGCAGGTCGCCAGCGGCCTGACGCTGCGGGTCAAGGCCGACACCTTCCGGGGTACGGCCACCGCCGAGAACCTCATCGCCGAATCGGACTCGGGTGACCCGAACAACGTGGTGATGGCCGGTGCCCACCTGGACTCGGTCTCCGACGGCGCGGGCATCAACGACAACGGCTCGGGCAGCGGCGCCCTGCTGGAGATCGCCACGCAGATGCGCAAGGTCAAGCCGAAGAACAAGGTCCGCTTCGCCCTCTGGGCGGCCGAGGAGTCCGGCCTGATCGGGTCGGAGTACTACGTCGCGAACCTGTCGGCGGCGGAGCGTAAGAAGATCGCGCTCTACCTGAACTTCGACATGGTCGCCTCGCCCAACTACGTGCGGTTCGTCTACGACGGCGACAACTCGGCGTTCCCGGTCGGCACCGGGTCCGCTCCCGGGCCGGTCGGCTCGGGCGCCATCGAGCAGCTCTTCCACGACTACTTCGCCTCGCAGGGGCTGGCCTCGCGGGAGACGCCGTTCTCCGGGCGTAGCGACTACGGGCCGTTCATCGCCGAGGGCGTGGACATCCCCTCCGGTGGCCTGTTCACCGGCGCCGAGGGGATCAAGACCGCGGACGAGGCGGCGGTCTTCGGTGGCACCGCGGGCGCGCCCTACGACCCGTGCTATCACCGGGCGTGCGACAACATCAACAACATCAACAAGCAGGCGCTGGAGGAGATGTCGGACGCGATCGCGCACGCCGTGATCACGTACGCCTTCGACACCAGCAGCCTGCGCGCGCCGGTCCGGGGCAACGGTCCGGGTGCCGGCGACAGCGGTGGCGGCGGCCTGCACGACCACGACCACGAGGTCGCGCGGTAA
- a CDS encoding sugar phosphate isomerase/epimerase family protein, producing the protein MARPITLFTGQWADLPFDEVCRLAAEWGYDGLEIACWGDHFEVDKALADESYVDRKRATLAKHNLQVFAISNHLVGQAVCDHPIDERHQDILPARIWGDGEPEGVRRRAAEEMKDTARAAAKLGVRTVVGFTGSSIWHTLAMFPPVPPAMIERGYQDFADRWNPILDVFDEVGVRFAHEVHPSEIAYDYWTTKRALEAIGHRPAFGLNWDPSHFVWQDLDPVNFIFDFADRIYHVDCKDAKVRTGDGRRGRLSSHLPWADLRRGWDFVSTGHGDVPWEDCFRALNAIGYDGPISIEWEDAGMDRLVGAPEAVRFVRRLAFDAPAAAFDAAFSSNRD; encoded by the coding sequence ATGGCGCGACCCATCACGCTCTTCACCGGCCAGTGGGCCGATCTTCCGTTCGACGAGGTCTGCCGGCTCGCCGCCGAGTGGGGGTACGACGGCCTCGAGATCGCCTGCTGGGGTGACCACTTCGAGGTCGACAAGGCGCTCGCGGACGAGTCGTACGTGGACCGGAAGCGGGCCACCCTCGCCAAACACAACCTCCAGGTCTTTGCCATCTCCAACCACCTCGTCGGACAGGCGGTCTGCGACCACCCGATCGACGAGCGGCACCAGGACATTCTGCCGGCCCGGATCTGGGGCGACGGCGAGCCGGAGGGCGTACGCCGGCGGGCCGCCGAGGAGATGAAGGACACCGCGCGGGCGGCGGCGAAGCTCGGGGTGCGGACGGTGGTCGGCTTCACCGGCTCGTCGATCTGGCACACCCTGGCGATGTTCCCGCCCGTCCCGCCGGCCATGATCGAACGCGGTTACCAGGACTTCGCCGACCGGTGGAATCCGATCCTCGACGTGTTCGACGAGGTGGGCGTGCGCTTCGCCCACGAGGTGCATCCCAGCGAGATCGCGTACGACTACTGGACCACGAAGCGGGCGCTGGAGGCGATCGGCCACCGGCCCGCGTTCGGGCTGAACTGGGACCCGTCGCACTTCGTCTGGCAGGACCTGGACCCGGTCAACTTCATCTTCGACTTCGCCGACCGGATCTACCACGTCGACTGCAAGGACGCGAAGGTGCGTACCGGCGACGGCCGGCGCGGACGGCTCTCCTCCCACCTGCCCTGGGCGGACCTGCGTCGCGGCTGGGACTTCGTCTCCACGGGGCACGGCGACGTGCCGTGGGAGGACTGCTTCCGCGCGTTGAACGCGATCGGCTACGACGGCCCGATCTCCATCGAGTGGGAGGACGCCGGCATGGACCGCCTGGTCGGCGCGCCCGAGGCGGTGCGGTTCGTGCGTCGGCTCGCCTTCGACGCTCCGGCCGCCGCCTTCGACGCCGCGTTCAGCAGCAACCGGGACTGA
- a CDS encoding polyprenyl synthetase family protein, translating into MTLTVAPTDRVLLRDRFDAALAAFLHERPGRPDDGTRTLHAVLHRFVLSGGKRLRPLFCYWGWRGFGGPDGGPIVAAAAALELFHAFTLIHDDIIDGSDRRRGQPSVHRIFADLHARSGWRGDPESYGRDAALLCGDLCAAWAAEMFHGCGLDPARVRRGFAVFARMRAEVIAGEYLDVVAAAGDGSVASALTVARMKTARYTVTRPVQIGAVLAGGETDTVAALADFGDPLGDAFQLRDDLLGVFGDPAVTGKSNLDDLREGKPTVLMALARQAAGPAGRARLRALVGDPELDHGGGAEVREIIEATGAREQVERMIQAGVDRARAALDRIPLTEPARSALTDLATRAAHRQR; encoded by the coding sequence ATGACCCTAACCGTCGCACCGACCGACCGGGTCCTGCTGCGGGACCGCTTCGACGCCGCGCTCGCCGCGTTTCTGCACGAGCGGCCGGGTCGGCCGGACGACGGCACGCGGACGCTTCATGCGGTGCTGCACCGGTTCGTCCTCAGCGGTGGCAAGCGGCTGCGGCCGCTCTTCTGCTACTGGGGCTGGCGAGGTTTCGGCGGCCCCGACGGCGGCCCGATCGTGGCCGCCGCGGCGGCACTGGAGCTGTTCCACGCCTTCACCCTGATCCACGACGACATCATCGACGGCAGTGACCGCCGGCGCGGCCAGCCCTCGGTGCACCGGATCTTCGCCGACCTGCACGCCCGCTCCGGCTGGCGTGGCGACCCGGAGTCGTACGGCCGGGATGCCGCCCTGCTCTGCGGCGACCTCTGCGCCGCCTGGGCGGCGGAGATGTTCCACGGTTGCGGGCTGGACCCCGCCCGGGTCCGGCGCGGTTTCGCGGTCTTCGCCCGGATGCGGGCCGAGGTGATCGCGGGGGAGTACCTGGACGTGGTCGCCGCCGCCGGCGACGGCTCGGTGGCGAGCGCGCTCACGGTGGCCCGGATGAAGACCGCCCGTTACACGGTGACCCGCCCGGTGCAGATCGGCGCCGTCCTGGCCGGGGGTGAAACCGACACGGTGGCGGCGTTGGCCGACTTCGGCGACCCGCTCGGAGACGCCTTCCAACTGCGCGACGACCTGCTCGGCGTCTTCGGCGACCCGGCGGTGACCGGCAAATCCAACCTGGACGACCTGCGCGAGGGCAAGCCGACGGTGCTGATGGCGCTGGCCCGGCAGGCGGCCGGCCCGGCCGGGCGGGCGCGGCTGCGGGCGCTGGTCGGCGACCCCGAGTTGGACCACGGCGGCGGGGCCGAGGTGCGGGAGATCATCGAGGCGACCGGAGCGCGGGAGCAGGTCGAGCGGATGATCCAGGCCGGCGTCGACCGGGCCCGCGCCGCGCTGGACCGCATCCCGCTGACCGAGCCCGCCCGGTCGGCGCTGACCGACCTCGCCACCCGCGCGGCACACCGCCAGCGCTGA